Proteins found in one Tsukamurella paurometabola DSM 20162 genomic segment:
- a CDS encoding MarR family winged helix-turn-helix transcriptional regulator: protein MPGADGATPGPATRDDIDLIIRGMVGFAKRIRSEARFLHSEVSYVDFTLLFVLNETPGLRAVDLAEAVSIDKSTASRQLASLERRGLIRRDSVPSSPRSRSLRLTERAESVLADTDREWRRRIEERTADWPAEDVRAFATLIDRYMDTELPGDAAEPGLSGRSDAGHQPTGQ, encoded by the coding sequence ATGCCCGGCGCCGACGGTGCCACGCCCGGCCCCGCCACACGCGACGACATCGACCTCATCATCCGCGGCATGGTCGGCTTCGCCAAGCGCATCCGCAGCGAGGCGCGGTTTCTGCACTCCGAGGTCTCCTACGTCGACTTCACCCTGCTCTTCGTGCTCAACGAGACTCCCGGCCTTCGTGCCGTCGACCTCGCAGAGGCCGTATCCATCGACAAGTCCACCGCGAGCCGCCAGCTCGCCAGCCTGGAACGGCGCGGTCTGATCCGGCGCGACTCCGTTCCCAGCAGCCCGCGCTCGCGGTCGCTGCGGCTCACCGAGCGGGCGGAATCGGTGTTGGCCGACACCGACCGGGAATGGCGCCGTCGGATCGAGGAGCGGACCGCGGACTGGCCAGCCGAAGACGTGCGCGCGTTCGCCACCCTCATCGACCGCTACATGGACACCGAGCTCCCGGGAGATGCAGCGGAGCCGGGACTTTCGGGCCGCAGTGACGCGGGTCACCAACCTACTGGGCAGTAA
- a CDS encoding PTS fructose transporter subunit IIABC, with translation MTEPIITPELVALDIAAGTEKSEVIGYLAHRIAEAGRAHAVDALIEAALAREGQSATGLPGGIAIPHCRTASVTAASLAFARLDPRVDFGAPDGPADLVFLIAARESGGSQHMKLLSALARALVRPEFVASLRTASTPEEVVALVDEVITPASPAPKPAPADPPAAPPAKRPAVIAITACPTGIAHTYMAADALKLAAERAGVDLTVETQGSSGSSPLSAQTIAEAGAVIFATDVGVKGRERFAGKPVVTSGVKRGINEPDAMIAEAVAAASDPRAAIVDGDAATTAESAPAHAGLGGELKRALLTGVSYMIPFVAAGGLLMALGFLMAGYEIGSEHGSDGVSNGAYFALHNSLWNLPDGGMLQYLGGVSFAIGQAAMTLMVPVLAGYIAYAIADRPGLAPGFVAGVLAGTVGAGFIGGVVGGLLAGVVALWLSRIPLPQWARGLQPVVIIPLLGTLITGGLMYMVLAGPLRWVNESMTSALNGMSGSSKIALGAVLGLMMCFDLGGPVNKAAYAFGVAGIGLSTAGVPQWEIMAAVMAAGMVPPLALALATFVRPGLFTEPERENGKAALPLGLCFISEGAIPFAAADPLRVIPTMMLGGAVTGGLSMALSAQLRAPHGGVFVMFATNGTWWKFLVALAVGVIVSAAAVVTAKAVWRRDAPVESPQPAAVAA, from the coding sequence ATGACCGAACCGATCATCACGCCCGAACTGGTGGCGCTCGATATCGCGGCCGGAACCGAGAAGTCGGAGGTGATCGGCTATCTCGCGCACCGCATCGCCGAGGCCGGCCGTGCCCACGCGGTCGATGCGCTGATCGAGGCGGCCCTGGCCCGTGAGGGCCAGTCCGCCACCGGACTGCCCGGCGGCATCGCGATCCCGCACTGCCGTACCGCGTCCGTGACCGCAGCGAGCCTGGCCTTCGCTCGGCTCGATCCGCGGGTCGACTTCGGTGCGCCCGACGGTCCGGCCGATCTGGTGTTCCTCATCGCAGCGAGGGAATCCGGTGGCTCCCAGCACATGAAACTGCTCAGCGCCCTGGCCCGCGCGCTGGTGCGCCCCGAGTTCGTGGCCTCCCTCCGCACCGCGAGTACGCCCGAGGAGGTGGTCGCGCTCGTCGACGAGGTGATCACACCCGCATCGCCCGCGCCGAAGCCCGCTCCCGCCGATCCTCCTGCCGCTCCTCCCGCCAAGAGGCCTGCGGTGATCGCGATCACCGCGTGTCCCACCGGGATCGCACACACCTACATGGCCGCCGATGCCCTGAAACTCGCCGCCGAGCGCGCCGGCGTCGACCTGACCGTCGAGACGCAGGGCTCCTCCGGATCCAGCCCGCTCTCGGCGCAGACCATCGCCGAGGCCGGCGCCGTCATCTTCGCCACGGATGTGGGCGTCAAGGGACGCGAGCGGTTCGCGGGCAAACCCGTCGTCACTTCGGGTGTCAAGCGCGGCATCAACGAACCCGATGCGATGATCGCGGAAGCGGTGGCCGCCGCGTCGGATCCGCGGGCCGCCATCGTCGACGGCGATGCAGCCACGACCGCGGAATCGGCACCCGCACACGCGGGCCTCGGCGGAGAGCTCAAGCGCGCCTTGCTCACCGGCGTCAGCTATATGATCCCGTTCGTCGCTGCCGGAGGCCTGCTGATGGCCCTGGGCTTCCTCATGGCGGGCTACGAGATCGGTAGCGAACACGGATCCGACGGTGTGTCCAACGGCGCCTACTTCGCGCTCCACAATTCGCTGTGGAACCTGCCCGACGGCGGAATGCTGCAGTATCTCGGCGGCGTGAGCTTCGCGATCGGTCAGGCCGCGATGACGCTGATGGTCCCGGTGCTCGCCGGTTACATCGCCTATGCGATCGCCGACCGTCCCGGTCTGGCACCGGGATTCGTCGCGGGCGTGCTCGCCGGCACCGTGGGCGCCGGTTTCATCGGCGGTGTGGTCGGCGGCCTGCTCGCCGGTGTGGTCGCGCTCTGGCTCAGCCGGATCCCGTTGCCGCAATGGGCCCGCGGCCTGCAGCCGGTGGTGATCATCCCGCTCCTCGGCACACTGATCACGGGCGGCCTGATGTACATGGTGCTGGCCGGCCCGTTGCGTTGGGTGAACGAATCGATGACCAGCGCCCTCAACGGCATGAGCGGCAGCAGCAAGATCGCGCTCGGCGCGGTCCTCGGCCTGATGATGTGCTTCGACCTGGGCGGACCGGTGAACAAGGCCGCGTACGCCTTCGGCGTCGCCGGAATCGGTCTCAGCACGGCGGGGGTGCCGCAGTGGGAGATCATGGCCGCGGTGATGGCCGCGGGTATGGTGCCGCCGCTCGCGTTGGCGCTGGCCACCTTCGTGCGCCCGGGGCTGTTCACCGAGCCCGAGCGCGAGAACGGCAAGGCGGCCTTGCCGCTCGGCCTGTGTTTCATCTCCGAGGGCGCCATCCCGTTCGCCGCGGCCGACCCGCTCCGAGTGATCCCGACCATGATGCTCGGTGGTGCCGTGACCGGTGGGCTGTCGATGGCCCTCAGCGCGCAGCTGCGCGCCCCGCACGGCGGCGTCTTCGTGATGTTCGCGACCAACGGCACGTGGTGGAAGTTCCTCGTCGCGCTCGCGGTCGGCGTGATCGTCAGCGCTGCCGCCGTCGTGACCGCCAAGGCGGTGTGGCGTCGCGACGCTCCGGTCGAATCGCCGCAGCCCGCAGCCGTCGCCGCGTAA
- a CDS encoding alpha/beta hydrolase yields MRMRNGWAKRATAAAITVAAIPALAGGIGSIGAANAWGPGNAKNPPKGFKQAFVNGAGMPNVKVRSWASTTTDPKKAPTVVLLDGLRATWDVSGWERDSNVAFLSQKGINVVTPVGGTSSWYADWQNPSSTNRQPYRYTWASFLKTSLPQYIRSLGFSDNVSLIGLSMSGSAALINTIESNGYYKRAASLSGLVNISAPGIPIAVGIASLDSGGYNAGLDMWGGPLDSRWAKNDPTVQVGRFKNIPLWISAGNGVFGKYTPNPGPADVIQGVPLEWLALSQARSFEGATKRAGLTKTHFDFPPAGTHTWGYWQDQVWQMQRTGWFTK; encoded by the coding sequence ATGCGTATGCGCAACGGCTGGGCCAAGCGGGCCACTGCCGCCGCGATCACCGTGGCTGCCATTCCGGCCCTCGCGGGCGGCATCGGTTCCATCGGCGCCGCGAACGCCTGGGGTCCGGGCAACGCCAAGAACCCGCCGAAGGGCTTCAAGCAGGCCTTCGTCAACGGCGCGGGCATGCCCAACGTGAAGGTCCGCTCCTGGGCGTCGACCACCACCGACCCCAAGAAGGCCCCCACCGTCGTTCTGCTCGACGGTCTGCGCGCCACCTGGGACGTCTCCGGCTGGGAGCGCGACTCCAACGTCGCCTTCCTGTCGCAGAAGGGCATCAACGTCGTCACCCCCGTCGGTGGCACCTCGAGCTGGTACGCCGACTGGCAGAACCCGTCGTCGACGAACCGTCAGCCCTACCGCTACACCTGGGCGTCGTTCCTCAAGACCAGCCTTCCCCAGTACATCCGCAGCCTCGGCTTCAGCGACAACGTCTCGCTGATCGGCCTGTCGATGTCGGGTAGCGCGGCCCTGATCAACACGATCGAGTCGAACGGCTACTACAAGCGCGCCGCCTCGCTCTCGGGCCTGGTGAACATCTCCGCGCCCGGTATCCCGATCGCGGTCGGCATCGCCTCGCTCGATTCGGGCGGCTACAACGCCGGGCTCGACATGTGGGGCGGCCCGCTGGACTCGCGTTGGGCCAAGAACGACCCGACCGTCCAGGTCGGCCGGTTCAAGAACATCCCGCTGTGGATCTCCGCGGGCAACGGTGTCTTCGGCAAGTACACGCCGAACCCGGGTCCGGCCGATGTGATCCAGGGTGTGCCGCTGGAGTGGCTGGCGCTGTCGCAGGCCCGCTCCTTCGAGGGCGCCACCAAGCGTGCCGGCCTCACCAAGACCCATTTCGATTTCCCGCCGGCCGGCACCCACACCTGGGGCTACTGGCAGGACCAGGTGTGGCAGATGCAGCGCACCGGCTGGTTCACCAAGTAA
- the ptsP gene encoding phosphoenolpyruvate--protein phosphotransferase — protein sequence MSSQQSTVTVLAGTAVVPGVAYAPVMWPGERPELPAVGGELPETERDAEAVRLSSAARTVAGRLRERASQATGAASEVLAATAGLASDKAWLSAAEKLIRSGSPAEGAVAAATEQFADMFTTIGGLMAERVTDLRDVRDRVLAELLGRPEPGVPTPTAPSVLLADDLAPADTAGLDPALVVGIGTRLGGPTSHTAIIARQLGIPCIVGLAEAGTVEAGTLVLLDGAEGTVTVAPPADGARARVAEAMRMAEDVARWRGPGRTSDGTAVAILANVQDGPSARTAAERQVEGVGLFRTELAFLNRADEPSVDEQQALYREVIDAFPAGKVVIRTLDAGSDKPLKFIDHGHEDNPALGIRGIRIAATDPGLLERQLDAIAAAATGAAEAPWVMAPMIATAAEARSFAAQCRARGLTPGVMIEVPAAALCAEAVLAEVDFVSVGTNDLTQYAMAADRMSSELAALTDPWQPAVLRLIRLTADAGAGAGKPVGVCGEAAADPLLACVLVGLGVTSLSCAAGAAAAVGARLGGVTLQQCRWAAEAAVASADPQAARDAARRALS from the coding sequence ATGAGTTCGCAGCAGTCGACCGTCACCGTCCTCGCGGGCACCGCCGTGGTGCCCGGCGTGGCCTATGCCCCCGTGATGTGGCCCGGAGAACGGCCGGAGCTCCCCGCCGTCGGCGGCGAGCTCCCCGAGACCGAGCGCGATGCGGAAGCCGTGCGCCTCTCCTCCGCGGCGCGCACGGTGGCGGGGCGACTGCGCGAGCGCGCCTCCCAGGCCACCGGAGCCGCGTCCGAGGTCCTCGCCGCGACCGCCGGGCTCGCCTCCGACAAGGCGTGGCTGAGTGCCGCGGAAAAGCTCATCCGCTCCGGCTCGCCGGCGGAGGGCGCCGTGGCGGCGGCGACCGAACAGTTCGCGGATATGTTCACCACGATCGGCGGCCTGATGGCTGAGCGCGTGACGGACCTGCGCGACGTCCGCGACCGGGTGCTCGCCGAACTCCTGGGCCGCCCCGAACCCGGCGTGCCGACGCCGACGGCACCGTCTGTTCTGCTCGCCGACGACCTGGCGCCCGCCGACACTGCGGGGCTGGACCCCGCGCTGGTCGTGGGCATCGGCACCCGGCTCGGCGGACCCACCAGCCACACCGCGATCATCGCCCGGCAGTTGGGGATTCCCTGCATCGTCGGACTGGCCGAGGCGGGCACCGTCGAGGCCGGGACCCTGGTACTACTGGATGGCGCCGAGGGCACCGTCACCGTCGCCCCGCCGGCCGACGGGGCGAGGGCCCGGGTCGCGGAGGCCATGCGGATGGCCGAGGACGTCGCGCGGTGGCGCGGCCCCGGTCGCACGTCCGACGGGACCGCTGTCGCGATCCTGGCGAACGTTCAGGACGGACCCAGCGCGCGAACCGCCGCCGAGCGTCAGGTGGAGGGTGTCGGTCTGTTCCGCACCGAGCTCGCCTTCCTGAACCGGGCCGACGAGCCTTCGGTCGATGAGCAGCAAGCGCTGTACCGCGAGGTGATCGACGCCTTTCCCGCCGGCAAGGTGGTGATCCGGACCCTCGATGCCGGATCCGATAAGCCCCTGAAGTTCATCGACCACGGGCACGAGGACAACCCCGCGCTCGGTATCCGCGGGATCCGCATCGCCGCAACCGATCCCGGCCTCCTGGAACGCCAGCTCGATGCGATCGCGGCGGCCGCCACCGGGGCCGCAGAGGCGCCGTGGGTGATGGCGCCCATGATCGCGACCGCCGCCGAGGCGCGATCCTTCGCGGCACAGTGCCGTGCTCGCGGCCTCACGCCGGGCGTGATGATCGAGGTGCCCGCCGCCGCCCTGTGCGCCGAAGCCGTGCTCGCCGAGGTGGACTTCGTCTCGGTGGGCACCAACGACCTCACCCAGTACGCGATGGCCGCCGATCGGATGAGCTCCGAACTCGCCGCGCTCACCGATCCCTGGCAGCCCGCCGTGCTCCGGTTGATCCGGCTGACGGCCGACGCCGGTGCGGGCGCCGGAAAGCCCGTCGGAGTGTGCGGCGAGGCCGCCGCCGATCCGCTACTCGCCTGCGTCCTGGTCGGGCTCGGTGTGACCTCGCTGTCCTGCGCCGCCGGCGCGGCCGCCGCGGTGGGAGCCCGGCTCGGCGGAGTGACCCTGCAACAGTGCAGGTGGGCCGCCGAGGCCGCCGTCGCCTCCGCCGATCCGCAGGCGGCGCGGGACGCGGCCCGCCGCGCGCTGAGCTGA
- a CDS encoding HpcH/HpaI aldolase/citrate lyase family protein, with protein MGFRIDPVLARSWLLVNAAQPERFDAAARSRTDIVVLDIEDAVAPKDKVAARTNVVDWLNSENDGVPNSGWVRVNGFGTQWWADDLEALRGAQHLGGIMLAMVESMDHVTETAKRLPDTLIVALVETARGLERISEIASAKGTFRLAFGIGDFRRDTGFGGDPTTLAYARSRFTIAAKAAHLPGAIDGPTVGSKGLLLSEATAVSAEFGMTGKICLTPDQCHPVNEGLSPSPEDIRWSREFFAEFDRDGGEIRNGSDLPRIARATKILDLARAYGIEVSDGLEGEHAPAPSDTFHY; from the coding sequence ATCGGCTTCCGTATCGACCCCGTTCTGGCCCGCAGCTGGCTGCTGGTGAACGCGGCACAGCCCGAGCGGTTCGACGCCGCGGCGCGCTCGCGCACCGACATCGTGGTCCTCGATATCGAGGACGCGGTGGCGCCGAAGGACAAGGTGGCGGCCCGCACCAACGTGGTCGACTGGCTGAACTCCGAGAACGACGGTGTGCCGAACAGCGGTTGGGTCCGGGTCAACGGCTTCGGTACGCAGTGGTGGGCCGACGATCTCGAGGCGTTGCGCGGTGCCCAACACCTCGGCGGCATCATGCTCGCCATGGTCGAGTCGATGGATCACGTGACCGAGACCGCCAAGCGGCTACCGGACACGCTCATCGTGGCCCTGGTCGAGACCGCCCGTGGCTTGGAGCGGATCAGCGAGATCGCCTCCGCTAAAGGAACTTTCCGGCTCGCATTCGGTATCGGTGACTTCCGTCGCGACACCGGTTTCGGTGGTGATCCGACGACCCTGGCGTACGCCCGCTCGCGCTTCACCATCGCCGCCAAGGCGGCGCATCTTCCGGGCGCCATCGATGGCCCCACGGTGGGATCGAAGGGGCTGCTGCTCAGCGAGGCCACAGCGGTGTCCGCCGAGTTCGGTATGACCGGCAAGATCTGTCTCACCCCGGACCAGTGCCACCCGGTGAACGAGGGCCTGAGTCCATCGCCCGAGGACATCCGCTGGTCCCGTGAGTTCTTCGCGGAGTTCGACCGGGACGGCGGCGAGATCCGCAACGGCTCCGACCTGCCGCGTATCGCACGCGCCACCAAGATCCTCGACCTGGCGCGCGCCTACGGCATCGAAGTGTCCGACGGGCTCGAAGGCGAGCACGCCCCGGCACCGTCGGATACCTTCCACTACTGA
- a CDS encoding DeoR/GlpR family DNA-binding transcription regulator, with product MYAEERQRAISDLVAARGRASVTELAERYDVTPETVRRDLDALERLGGVRRVHGGVVAAGVLAGAESGVGEREVLSAEAKRAIGEAARAFLPPAGGSVLFDAGTTTIAAAREIPAGHRLAAVTNSLAVATTLAGRDGVELRMLGGRIRGLTQAAVGAGTVAEIAGLHADVAFLGTNGLSARRGLSTPDAEEAAVKSALLNAADVVVLLADASKFDHESLVSVGALDRIDALVTDVAPVGELGAALAEHDVTVVVAP from the coding sequence ATGTACGCGGAGGAACGGCAGCGCGCGATCAGTGATCTGGTCGCAGCCCGCGGGCGTGCCTCGGTCACCGAACTGGCCGAGCGCTACGACGTCACACCGGAGACGGTGCGCCGCGACCTCGACGCATTGGAGCGGCTCGGTGGAGTGCGCCGGGTGCACGGCGGTGTGGTCGCCGCGGGTGTACTCGCCGGGGCCGAATCCGGCGTGGGGGAACGCGAGGTGCTCAGTGCCGAGGCCAAGCGCGCCATCGGCGAGGCGGCCCGCGCCTTCCTGCCGCCAGCTGGCGGGTCGGTGCTGTTCGACGCAGGCACCACCACCATCGCCGCCGCCCGCGAGATCCCCGCCGGTCACCGGCTCGCCGCGGTCACCAATTCGCTCGCCGTCGCGACGACGCTCGCGGGACGCGACGGGGTCGAGCTGCGCATGCTCGGCGGCCGGATCCGCGGCCTCACTCAGGCTGCCGTCGGCGCCGGCACCGTCGCCGAGATCGCCGGCCTGCACGCCGATGTCGCCTTCCTCGGCACCAACGGCCTCAGTGCGCGGCGCGGCCTCTCGACCCCGGATGCCGAGGAGGCCGCGGTGAAGTCGGCCCTGCTCAATGCCGCCGATGTGGTGGTGCTGCTCGCCGATGCCAGCAAGTTCGACCACGAGAGCCTGGTCTCGGTCGGAGCCCTGGACCGGATCGATGCGCTCGTGACCGACGTCGCTCCCGTCGGTGAACTCGGAGCCGCACTCGCCGAGCACGATGTCACGGTGGTGGTCGCCCCGTGA
- a CDS encoding D-isomer specific 2-hydroxyacid dehydrogenase family protein, which translates to MPQDGPVIAVGPTPDPEFDAAITRGGGVPGPLAGAEGLVWIDSTTVPTDIPDSVRWVQLPFAGIENFVGSGLLEHYPGITFSSAAGAYSTTVAEHALSLLLAGVRGLWHRESEWDAKGAAPRVGLLGGSTVAIVGAGGIGRDLAPQLRALGVSVIAVNRSGSDVTGAVVVTADKLDEVWSQVDHVVLAAPATAETRSLVDASVLAQLKPHSWVINVARGALIDTDALVDALRRGAIGGVGLDVTDPEPLPGDHPLWSIPNAIITPHVANPPQHLRPALLDRVEINVRRVANGLQPLAVVDRAKGY; encoded by the coding sequence ATGCCACAGGACGGACCCGTCATCGCCGTAGGCCCCACCCCGGATCCGGAGTTCGATGCCGCCATCACCCGCGGTGGCGGTGTCCCGGGACCGCTCGCCGGTGCCGAGGGCCTGGTGTGGATCGATTCCACGACGGTCCCCACCGACATCCCGGATTCGGTGCGCTGGGTGCAACTGCCCTTCGCCGGGATCGAGAACTTCGTGGGGTCGGGACTGCTGGAGCACTACCCCGGCATCACCTTCTCCTCGGCTGCCGGCGCCTACAGCACCACCGTCGCCGAACACGCGCTCTCTCTGCTGCTCGCGGGCGTCCGTGGTCTGTGGCACCGGGAAAGCGAGTGGGATGCGAAGGGCGCCGCCCCGCGCGTCGGCCTGCTCGGCGGCTCCACCGTGGCCATCGTCGGCGCCGGCGGCATCGGCCGCGACCTGGCGCCGCAGTTGCGCGCCCTCGGTGTCAGCGTGATCGCCGTGAACCGTTCCGGGAGCGATGTGACCGGCGCCGTGGTGGTCACCGCTGACAAGCTCGACGAGGTGTGGTCGCAGGTCGACCACGTGGTGTTGGCGGCTCCCGCCACCGCCGAGACCAGGTCGCTGGTCGACGCCTCGGTGCTGGCCCAGCTCAAGCCGCACTCCTGGGTGATCAACGTGGCCCGTGGCGCGCTGATCGACACCGATGCCCTGGTCGATGCGTTGCGCCGGGGCGCGATCGGTGGCGTGGGTCTCGACGTGACCGATCCGGAGCCGTTGCCCGGCGACCACCCGCTCTGGTCGATCCCCAATGCGATCATCACGCCGCACGTGGCGAATCCGCCGCAGCACCTGCGGCCCGCCCTGCTCGACCGGGTGGAGATCAACGTGCGCCGGGTCGCCAACGGCCTGCAGCCGCTCGCGGTGGTCGATCGCGCCAAGGGCTACTGA
- a CDS encoding alpha/beta hydrolase, producing the protein MRAAWGKRAGAAAVTVAMVPALAGMGAGVAGAWGPGSAKNPPKGFKSERVNGAGMPDVLVRSWASTTTDPAKAPTVVLLDGLRATQDVSGWERDSNAAFLSEKGVNVVMPVGGTASFYTNWANTSRHGNGTYKATWGNFLATSLPAYIKSRGFSDNLSLVGISMGGGAALINAANNPGVYKRAAALSGFLNTSAPGMPVAVGVAMLDAGGYNVLDMWGGPLDANWAKNDPTVQAARLKGIPVWITASTGEPGKYTPNPSPADIVQGVPLEILAKSQSEAFKAAADKAGVKGHYDFSAVGTHTWGYWSDQVWQMQRTGWFNS; encoded by the coding sequence ATGCGAGCAGCCTGGGGTAAGCGAGCAGGTGCGGCGGCCGTCACGGTCGCAATGGTGCCGGCCCTCGCCGGTATGGGCGCTGGTGTCGCCGGGGCGTGGGGTCCCGGTAGCGCCAAGAACCCGCCGAAGGGCTTCAAGTCCGAGCGAGTCAACGGCGCGGGCATGCCCGACGTCCTGGTCCGTTCGTGGGCTTCCACCACCACCGATCCGGCCAAGGCTCCGACCGTGGTCCTCCTGGACGGCCTGCGCGCCACGCAGGACGTCTCCGGCTGGGAGCGCGATTCCAACGCCGCCTTCCTGTCCGAGAAGGGCGTGAACGTGGTGATGCCGGTCGGCGGCACCGCGAGCTTCTACACCAACTGGGCGAACACGTCGCGCCACGGCAACGGCACCTACAAGGCCACCTGGGGCAACTTCCTGGCCACCAGCCTGCCGGCCTACATCAAGTCGCGCGGCTTCTCCGACAACCTGTCGCTGGTCGGCATCTCGATGGGTGGCGGCGCCGCCCTCATCAACGCCGCCAACAACCCGGGCGTCTACAAGCGTGCCGCGGCTCTGTCGGGCTTCCTGAACACCTCGGCCCCCGGCATGCCGGTCGCCGTGGGTGTCGCCATGCTCGATGCCGGCGGCTACAACGTCCTCGACATGTGGGGCGGCCCGCTCGACGCCAACTGGGCGAAGAACGACCCGACCGTTCAGGCCGCGCGCCTGAAGGGCATCCCGGTCTGGATCACCGCTTCGACCGGTGAGCCGGGCAAGTACACCCCGAACCCGTCGCCCGCCGACATCGTTCAGGGCGTGCCGCTGGAGATCCTGGCCAAGTCGCAGTCGGAGGCCTTCAAGGCGGCCGCCGATAAGGCCGGCGTCAAGGGTCACTACGACTTCTCGGCCGTGGGCACCCACACCTGGGGCTACTGGAGCGACCAGGTCTGGCAGATGCAGCGCACCGGCTGGTTCAACAGCTGA
- a CDS encoding HPr family phosphocarrier protein → MPSTTVTVGSAVGLHARPAAVIANAVNESGHDVTLSVAGGDPVDAGSALMIMTLGAEQGVEVTVESGDQATVDAIAALVAQDLDA, encoded by the coding sequence ATGCCCAGCACCACCGTCACCGTCGGATCGGCCGTCGGCCTGCACGCGCGACCGGCCGCGGTGATCGCGAATGCGGTCAACGAGTCCGGGCACGATGTGACCCTGTCCGTGGCGGGCGGCGATCCGGTGGACGCCGGCTCGGCACTGATGATCATGACGCTCGGCGCGGAGCAAGGGGTCGAGGTCACCGTCGAATCGGGCGATCAGGCCACGGTGGACGCGATCGCCGCATTGGTGGCCCAGGACCTCGACGCGTAG
- a CDS encoding 1-phosphofructokinase family hexose kinase, whose amino-acid sequence MIVTVTANPSLDRLIALGAPLRRGAVHRAEATVADPGGKGVNVSRAVHVAGEPTVAVLPADAGDPLLLALGRLGVPARAVPSGCEIRSNITIAEPDGTTTKLNSPGAELGPAVARALEDAIVAAADGAAWVALCGSLPPGLPDDWYARIVERLAGGPRIAVDTSGPALAAVADAGVDLLKPNAEELAELVGVGDQDFEHRVAAGDLEAARVAAEELHRRSGAAVLATLGAAGALLVDGGTWFATPPPTTVRSTVGAGDSALAGYLLGHTAGEPAPARLRLAVAYGSAAAALPGTRAPRPDQLATADVRLRPLETASPEEPETS is encoded by the coding sequence GTGATCGTCACCGTGACCGCCAACCCCAGTCTCGATCGGCTCATCGCGCTCGGCGCACCTCTGCGACGCGGTGCCGTGCACCGCGCCGAGGCCACCGTCGCGGACCCTGGTGGCAAGGGCGTCAACGTCTCTCGTGCGGTGCATGTCGCCGGTGAGCCCACTGTCGCCGTGCTGCCGGCCGATGCCGGCGACCCGCTCCTGCTCGCACTCGGACGCCTGGGCGTACCGGCCCGCGCCGTTCCGTCGGGGTGCGAGATACGCAGCAACATCACCATCGCCGAACCCGACGGCACCACGACCAAACTCAACTCCCCGGGCGCTGAACTCGGCCCGGCGGTGGCCCGCGCTCTGGAGGACGCGATCGTCGCCGCCGCCGACGGTGCAGCCTGGGTGGCGCTCTGTGGTTCGCTCCCACCCGGGCTGCCCGACGACTGGTACGCACGGATCGTGGAGCGTCTGGCCGGCGGCCCGCGGATCGCCGTCGACACCTCGGGGCCGGCGCTCGCGGCCGTCGCCGATGCCGGCGTGGACCTACTCAAGCCCAATGCCGAGGAACTGGCCGAGCTGGTGGGTGTCGGCGATCAGGATTTCGAACATCGGGTCGCGGCAGGCGATCTCGAAGCAGCGCGAGTGGCCGCCGAAGAGCTGCACCGCAGGTCGGGCGCCGCAGTCCTGGCGACCCTCGGCGCCGCCGGGGCCCTATTGGTGGACGGCGGCACCTGGTTCGCGACCCCACCGCCGACCACCGTGCGGAGCACCGTGGGCGCCGGCGACAGCGCGCTGGCCGGCTACCTACTCGGTCACACCGCAGGCGAGCCCGCTCCCGCACGCCTGCGGCTGGCCGTGGCCTACGGATCGGCTGCCGCCGCACTTCCCGGTACCCGCGCACCCCGCCCCGACCAACTCGCCACCGCCGACGTGCGGCTGCGCCCGCTCGAGACCGCCTCGCCAGAAGAACCGGAGACATCATGA
- a CDS encoding GAF domain-containing protein, whose product MSFSVPELSGSPAERYAELAGFASALIDGEPDRVANAANLSALVKATVPDLNWVGFYFFDGTELVVGPFQGLPACIRIPLDRGVCGAAARTGRTQRVDDVHAVADHIACDGATNSELVVPLVRDGELIGVFDLDSEKPARFTDDDQRGLEAIAAVYLDSLR is encoded by the coding sequence GTGTCGTTCTCCGTACCCGAGCTGTCCGGATCCCCTGCCGAGCGCTACGCCGAGCTCGCCGGCTTCGCCAGCGCCCTCATCGACGGCGAACCCGATCGCGTCGCGAACGCCGCGAACCTGTCGGCACTGGTTAAGGCGACGGTGCCCGATCTCAACTGGGTGGGCTTCTACTTCTTCGACGGGACCGAGCTCGTCGTCGGCCCGTTCCAAGGCCTCCCGGCGTGCATCCGGATCCCCCTCGATCGTGGTGTGTGCGGCGCAGCGGCACGGACCGGGCGCACCCAGCGGGTCGACGATGTGCACGCCGTCGCCGATCACATCGCCTGCGACGGCGCGACCAACTCCGAACTGGTCGTACCGCTGGTGCGCGATGGCGAGCTGATCGGCGTCTTCGACCTCGACAGCGAGAAGCCCGCCCGCTTCACCGACGATGATCAGCGCGGCCTCGAAGCCATCGCCGCGGTCTACCTGGACTCGCTGCGGTAG